ATCCATAATGCGGCTGGTTGTTAATGTTGAAACGAATCCCAACATATTTATCGGTTGAGCCTAACCAGTTGCCAAATGATACCGACTGGTTAAGATAAGTATTATATACCGCAAGATACTGAGCGCCTTGGAAGTATGATGAATCCCGCCAATCAGTTGCAGCAGGGCTAATACTGTCGCCGTTGTTTAATGGTGTGGGGAACGCAATATAACTCTGAAACAGATTTCCAAGTGTAGCCGTATTATCAAAAACGACTTGATAGATCATAGATACACTGCTTACAGAATCGACCAACGAATAAAAGAAAAACTGTAACTCGGGCTGGCCATTATTATCCATATCGAGATTGTAGTTTGAAGGCCCGTTCAGGCTAACATCCGGATTAATATCGGTGTAAACAATCTGACCTTGCAATGCCGAAACAGCAGTTAGTGAGCCTGCAGCAAGTGAATATGCTTTTAGTTTTTTGAGTATGGATGAATTCATAGCTATGCTTGTTTGTTTGCGAAAATACTATTTCTTGAATCAGGGAAAAAAAAACATTTTGTCTCTGAAAATCTGTTATTTCCCTGCTTTATTTCGGTAAAGATCAGCATTTACAGCGGCTGCCATAGCTTCTGTATCAAGCGGCTGACCAATAAATGAAGCAATGCGGTAAGCAGCATCCATCGGATCTTCGACAATATGACGGTAATGCAGCTCAAGGGTTGCCACATTGGGCTGTGCTTTCATCCACGATTGTGCTTTTTCGGCTTGCTTTGACACCCCATCAGCCAATCCGGC
The window above is part of the Bacteroidota bacterium genome. Proteins encoded here:
- a CDS encoding T9SS type A sorting domain-containing protein, encoding MNSSILKKLKAYSLAAGSLTAVSALQGQIVYTDINPDVSLNGPSNYNLDMDNNGQPELQFFFYSLVDSVSSVSMIYQVVFDNTATLGNLFQSYIAFPTPLNNGDSISPAATDWRDSSYFQGAQYLAVYNTYLNQSVSFGNWLGSTDKYVGIRFNINNQPHYGWIRLTIGATANQLVVKDFAYRTSPGVGLTAGQTTVVGVAEQSAGIPSIHIYDRTLFVNLPAETTTGGMLQVFSASGQIVHTESITDPSMRIALGDLATGMYMVQIIQPDGSVVSRKVYL